GAATCCTGGGATCAGCGTATTCCCACCGGCAAGCTCAACGCGTTCCTCGGCAGGATTCAAGCCGCCCACCCGCACCCGCTGCGTGGCGGCAAGCAGCCGCGCATCCTGTTCGCCACGCAGGCGTCCACGCGCCCGCCGCGCTTCGTGATCTTTGCCACCGGCTTCCTTGAGCACGGTTACCGCCGTTACATCGAGCGTCAGCTGCGCGAGGAGTTCGGCTTTGAAGGCACTCCGATTCAGATCTCGGTGAATATTCGAGAGAAGAAGCGCAAGTAGTGGTTATCCCTTGCGGTGTTGTCTCCGTTAACCCATGGGCGCAGCACCGCAGGACACGCAAGACGTACGATGATTTGCCAAATCGTATCCATGTGGTAAATTATCTACTCGGTGCTTTTGCACCATCGGGCCGTAGCGCAGTTTGGTAGCGCACTTGACTGGGGGTCAAGGGGTCGCGGGTTCAAATCCCGCCGGCCCGACTTTCTAAGTCCGGAATCTTAATGATTCCGGACTTTTCCTTTTCTCTGACAAGGAGTACGCGATGTTGGCAAATTTCACCGAGGACAAGGATCTGGGCCAAATCAGGGTCATTGCCAGTGATATGGACTGCACGTTGTTGGCTGACGACGGCTCCATGCCACCCCACATGGATGCTCTCATCCGCAAGCTCGATGCGGCAGGCATTACGTTCTGTGCGGCAAGCGGCCGTCCGAACTACACATTGGCCGAGATGTTCCCGGAAATCCAGAACCAGATGGCGCTGATGTCGGACAATGGCGCGGCCATCTACTGCCGCGGCAAGCTCATCTATGAGAGCCTCATTCCCGTTGAACAGTACCAGGACATGATTCGTTACACGCTGGCCGACGGACGCGGATGCCCAACCGTCTGCGGCATCGAAGCCTGCTATATCCGCTCATGCGACGAGCGATACGACAACTATTTCCGCACGTTCTACAAAAAAATCGTCTACATGGACGACCTCACCGAACTTGACCGCGATGTAAACAAATACACGGTATTCTTCCCTGATAACAATTCCGAAGAGGTCTACCGCGAGACCTATCGCGATGCGTGGTCAGACCGTTACACGGTAACGAACGCCGGCAAAATGTGGATCGACATGATGAATCCCGGTGTGGATAAGGGCTCGGCGCTTGCTCGCCTGTGCGAATACCTAGGCGTGGATATCGCGGATTCCTGCGCGCTCGGCGATACCTACAACGATATTCAGATGCTTGAGGCGGCCGGTCACGGCTGCGTAGTGGCCAATGCCGAAGAGCACATGCACGCGCATGCCGACTGGCTGGCACCGAGCAACAACGATAGGGGCGTCGTCACCGTGATTGATACCATTCTGCAAGCCCAGAAAGCCGCCTAATTCATGGATTATTCACTGGTGAACACGCACCTTGTGTACTGTCCTGAGCCATACGGGGTTACACTTGTTCCTTGGAATATGACGAAAGGGACCTGAATTGACCGAACTGAACAATGAAGCCCAGCTCAGCGTAAACGATGATGCCACCGC
This sequence is a window from Bifidobacterium breve DSM 20213 = JCM 1192. Protein-coding genes within it:
- a CDS encoding Cof-type HAD-IIB family hydrolase, yielding MLANFTEDKDLGQIRVIASDMDCTLLADDGSMPPHMDALIRKLDAAGITFCAASGRPNYTLAEMFPEIQNQMALMSDNGAAIYCRGKLIYESLIPVEQYQDMIRYTLADGRGCPTVCGIEACYIRSCDERYDNYFRTFYKKIVYMDDLTELDRDVNKYTVFFPDNNSEEVYRETYRDAWSDRYTVTNAGKMWIDMMNPGVDKGSALARLCEYLGVDIADSCALGDTYNDIQMLEAAGHGCVVANAEEHMHAHADWLAPSNNDRGVVTVIDTILQAQKAA